Proteins encoded together in one Pontiella desulfatans window:
- a CDS encoding arylsulfatase, translated as MMKHWLTMLCMLMGLGSFAERPNVMIVLFDDLGFSDLGCYGGEIPTPNIDRLGNNGLRFTRMTNSARCCPSRASLMTGLHPGQTGIPNFGGALVEDCATLGEVMRGAGYQTYAVGKWHVGHVPTDRGFDEFYGYPAGHSQDQWSPGKYVRLPKGREPEIKVKDFYATDVFTEYALEFLKQAEKKDTPWFMYLAHSSPHFPLQAPIESVKPFVDTYRKGWDVLRSERFEKLKRIGLAEGEGWALTDRSVVPVEQNNQIANGYSGEPNPAWNDLDTDLREDLAHRMALYAAMVRHVDDGIGRIVEQLKKTGDYENTVIMVLSDNGACYEWGPLGFDKHSRAGITKLHTVAELETIGGPGSYISGGSAWANLCNTPFRMYKHYCHEGGIVTPFIVHWPKGVEAPGRWVRDSAHIVDIMSTMVDVSGARYPESVQPMEGVSLAPLFRPGNALNSRTLCYQHFGARAIQKGTWKMVKGNDRYPNKNWELFDLSADPCETKDLAAKHPELVATLEREWDAWAKRTKAMGSGNKPKKNGNKKKKG; from the coding sequence ATGATGAAACACTGGTTAACGATGCTGTGTATGTTGATGGGGTTGGGTTCGTTCGCCGAACGGCCAAACGTTATGATCGTGCTGTTCGACGATCTCGGCTTCAGCGATCTCGGCTGCTACGGCGGCGAAATTCCAACGCCGAACATCGATCGGCTGGGAAATAACGGATTGCGCTTTACGCGCATGACCAACTCCGCACGCTGCTGCCCCAGCCGCGCCTCGCTCATGACGGGCCTGCATCCGGGCCAGACGGGCATCCCCAATTTCGGCGGCGCGCTGGTCGAAGACTGCGCCACGCTGGGCGAAGTGATGCGCGGCGCGGGCTACCAGACCTACGCGGTGGGCAAATGGCACGTCGGGCACGTTCCGACCGACCGCGGGTTCGACGAGTTCTATGGCTATCCCGCCGGGCACTCCCAAGACCAATGGTCGCCGGGAAAATATGTGCGGCTGCCGAAAGGGCGGGAGCCGGAAATCAAGGTGAAGGATTTCTATGCCACGGATGTGTTCACCGAATATGCGCTGGAGTTTTTGAAGCAGGCGGAAAAAAAGGACACGCCGTGGTTCATGTATCTCGCGCACTCGTCGCCGCACTTTCCGTTGCAGGCGCCGATCGAATCGGTCAAGCCGTTCGTCGATACCTACCGCAAGGGGTGGGATGTGCTCCGCTCGGAGCGCTTTGAAAAGCTCAAGCGCATCGGGCTGGCCGAGGGCGAAGGGTGGGCTCTGACGGATCGGTCGGTGGTGCCGGTTGAACAGAACAACCAGATCGCGAACGGCTATTCCGGCGAGCCGAATCCGGCCTGGAATGACCTTGATACTGACCTGCGGGAGGATCTTGCGCACCGCATGGCGCTCTATGCCGCGATGGTCAGGCACGTCGACGACGGTATCGGGCGGATTGTTGAGCAGCTTAAAAAGACGGGCGACTACGAAAACACGGTCATCATGGTGTTGTCCGACAACGGTGCGTGCTACGAGTGGGGGCCGCTCGGCTTCGATAAGCATTCGCGCGCAGGGATCACCAAACTGCACACGGTGGCGGAGCTCGAAACCATCGGCGGGCCCGGATCCTACATTTCCGGCGGGTCGGCCTGGGCGAACCTGTGCAACACGCCGTTCCGCATGTATAAGCACTATTGCCACGAGGGCGGCATTGTGACGCCCTTCATCGTGCACTGGCCAAAGGGCGTCGAAGCGCCGGGCCGCTGGGTGCGCGACTCCGCGCATATTGTCGATATCATGTCCACGATGGTGGATGTGAGCGGCGCACGTTATCCCGAATCCGTTCAACCGATGGAAGGCGTGAGCCTCGCGCCGCTGTTCAGGCCGGGCAATGCGCTCAACTCGCGCACGCTGTGCTATCAGCACTTCGGCGCCAGGGCCATCCAGAAGGGCACGTGGAAAATGGTCAAGGGCAACGATCGCTATCCCAACAAAAACTGGGAGCTGTTCGACCTTTCCGCCGACCCCTGCGAAACGAAAGACCTCGCCGCGAAGCACCCGGAGTTGGTGGCAACCTTGGAACGGGAATGGGATGCCTGGGCGAAACGCACCAAGGCGATGGGCAGCGGGAACAAGCCAAAGAAAAACGGCAACAAAAAGAAAAAAGGCTAA
- a CDS encoding sulfatase-like hydrolase/transferase, producing the protein MALLLVASSAWAVAPNIVLILADDLGWNSVGWHNPDGVKTPNLDRLCREGLELDNFYVSPMCSPTRAGLLTGRYPIRYGCARAVIPPWRDFGLPVDETTLADALAEAGYEKRGVFGKWHLGHAQTKWHPNNRGFTDFIGCYNGAIDYFTHERDDELDWHRNGESLREEGYATTLIGGHASEFIRDAAKGDAPYFCYVPFNAPHSPFQVPEEYRAPYARFKDKKKQTYLAMISAMDEAVGEILETIEATGEAENTIVWFLSDNGAEGGISGGNSPLNGAKLSAYEGGVRVPACVRYPADYPGGRKLSARMAFIDVMPTLLRLAGVEQPVKPFDGIDLNPLLSGKTDRLPARDLYIYHGQQGSDKERNAVISWEWKLVVNGPDVLGGRVGAQKIELFHIASDPNESKDVAAEHPETVEELFAKLVLFRKLQPQNAVPPYKEGREGFVAPEDWKISM; encoded by the coding sequence ATGGCACTGCTACTGGTTGCATCTTCAGCTTGGGCAGTTGCTCCGAACATTGTGCTGATCCTGGCCGACGATCTGGGATGGAATTCGGTGGGGTGGCATAACCCCGATGGGGTGAAGACTCCGAACCTCGACCGCCTCTGCAGGGAGGGACTTGAACTGGACAACTTCTACGTCTCGCCCATGTGCAGTCCGACCCGGGCCGGATTGCTGACCGGACGCTATCCGATCCGCTACGGTTGCGCCCGTGCCGTTATTCCACCCTGGCGCGACTTCGGCCTGCCTGTGGATGAAACCACGCTGGCCGACGCGCTCGCGGAGGCGGGCTATGAAAAGCGCGGGGTCTTCGGCAAGTGGCATCTGGGCCATGCGCAGACAAAATGGCACCCGAACAACCGCGGTTTCACCGATTTCATCGGCTGCTACAACGGTGCGATCGATTATTTCACCCACGAGCGCGATGACGAACTCGATTGGCACCGTAATGGCGAAAGCCTCCGGGAGGAGGGGTACGCAACGACACTGATCGGCGGGCACGCCTCGGAATTCATCCGCGATGCTGCGAAGGGCGACGCACCCTATTTTTGCTATGTGCCGTTCAACGCGCCGCACTCGCCGTTCCAGGTGCCGGAGGAATACCGCGCGCCCTACGCGCGTTTCAAGGACAAGAAAAAGCAAACCTATCTGGCCATGATCTCTGCCATGGACGAGGCCGTTGGGGAAATCCTCGAAACCATCGAGGCGACGGGCGAAGCTGAAAACACCATCGTCTGGTTCCTCAGCGACAACGGGGCCGAGGGGGGCATCTCGGGCGGCAACAGCCCGCTGAACGGCGCCAAGCTTTCGGCCTACGAAGGCGGTGTTCGCGTTCCGGCCTGCGTGCGCTATCCGGCCGACTATCCGGGCGGCCGCAAGCTTTCGGCGCGCATGGCGTTCATCGATGTCATGCCAACTCTGCTGCGGTTGGCAGGCGTCGAACAACCGGTGAAACCCTTCGATGGAATCGATCTGAATCCGTTGCTGTCGGGCAAAACGGATCGGCTGCCTGCACGCGATCTTTATATTTACCACGGCCAGCAGGGGAGCGATAAGGAGCGCAATGCCGTCATTTCCTGGGAATGGAAACTGGTCGTCAATGGCCCGGACGTGCTGGGCGGGCGCGTGGGCGCCCAGAAGATCGAGCTGTTCCATATCGCATCCGATCCAAACGAGTCGAAGGATGTCGCCGCCGAACACCCGGAAACGGTGGAAGAGTTGTTCGCAAAGCTTGTTTTGTTCCGGAAGCTCCAGCCACAAAACGCCGTGCCGCCCTACAAGGAGGGACGCGAGGGTTTTGTTGCTCCCGAAGATTGGAAGATCTCCATGTAG
- a CDS encoding sulfatase family protein, translated as MRRLITLVSIALAAASVWAAEKPNFVFMIADDCTFRDIGCYGGQAYTPNIDQLAREGMKFTRAFQAAPMCSPTRHNIYTGQYPVKSGAYPNHTHVDPDMKSVVQYLGALGYRVAQSGKTHVSPGSVFAWEKLGTVNNPEFDKVDAFMADCKGKSEPFCLLLCSNEPHSPWDKGDASRYPPAKIQLPPYFADTPETREAMSRYLAEITYYDSQVGEALALLEKNGMAENTLVIVVSEQGSSFPFAKWTCYDNGLQSAFLARWPGRIKPGSVNKAMIEYVDILPTFIEAAGGTPAGVLDGKSLLSVFGGKQQHKEFVFGEMTTRGINNGSDHFGIRSVRSERFKYILNFTPEMEFRNACTRSKEFRSWQAKAAAGDPKAAALVQRYTFRPAIELYDVVNDPLEMHNLADNPEYDEVKKELATELERWMAHCGDEGQATEMKALERMGAGKKASPKKKRKNP; from the coding sequence ATGAGAAGACTAATCACGCTTGTTTCTATCGCGCTGGCTGCGGCCTCGGTTTGGGCGGCGGAAAAGCCGAACTTTGTTTTCATGATCGCGGACGATTGCACGTTCCGCGACATTGGTTGCTACGGCGGCCAGGCGTACACGCCGAACATCGACCAGTTGGCCCGGGAGGGCATGAAGTTCACGCGCGCCTTCCAGGCCGCTCCGATGTGCTCGCCGACGCGCCACAACATCTATACCGGCCAATATCCCGTCAAGAGCGGTGCCTATCCGAACCACACGCATGTCGATCCCGACATGAAGAGCGTCGTGCAATATCTCGGTGCGCTCGGCTACCGGGTGGCGCAGAGCGGCAAGACCCACGTAAGTCCCGGCTCGGTCTTTGCATGGGAAAAACTGGGCACGGTCAACAACCCGGAGTTCGACAAGGTGGATGCCTTCATGGCCGACTGCAAAGGCAAGTCCGAACCCTTCTGCCTGCTACTCTGTTCCAACGAGCCGCACTCCCCGTGGGACAAGGGCGATGCCTCGCGCTATCCGCCGGCCAAAATCCAGCTTCCGCCCTATTTCGCGGACACGCCGGAAACGCGCGAGGCGATGTCGCGCTACCTGGCGGAGATCACCTACTACGATTCGCAGGTGGGCGAAGCTCTGGCGCTGCTTGAAAAAAACGGAATGGCCGAAAACACCTTGGTGATTGTTGTGAGCGAGCAGGGCAGTTCGTTCCCGTTCGCGAAATGGACGTGCTACGACAACGGCCTGCAATCCGCCTTCCTCGCCCGCTGGCCCGGCAGGATCAAGCCCGGTTCGGTGAACAAGGCGATGATTGAATATGTGGATATTCTTCCGACCTTTATTGAAGCGGCGGGCGGTACGCCGGCCGGGGTGCTGGATGGCAAAAGCCTGCTCTCAGTCTTTGGAGGAAAGCAGCAACATAAGGAATTTGTCTTTGGCGAAATGACGACGCGGGGCATCAACAATGGTTCCGACCATTTCGGCATCCGTTCCGTCCGCTCCGAACGCTTCAAATATATTCTGAACTTCACGCCGGAGATGGAATTCCGGAATGCCTGCACCCGGTCGAAGGAGTTCAGGAGCTGGCAGGCCAAGGCCGCCGCCGGCGATCCCAAGGCCGCGGCGCTGGTGCAACGCTACACGTTCCGGCCGGCTATCGAGTTGTATGATGTTGTGAACGATCCGCTCGAAATGCACAACCTGGCCGATAACCCGGAATATGACGAAGTGAAAAAGGAGCTGGCTACCGAGCTGGAGCGCTGGATGGCGCATTGCGGCGACGAAGGGCAGGCCACTGAAATGAAGGCGCTCGAACGCATGGGCGCCGGCAAGAAGGCCAGTCCCAAAAAGAAAAGGAAGAACCCCTGA
- a CDS encoding arylsulfatase, with protein sequence MKILLPSLLIALSAAAAPRPNIALIMVDDMGYSDIGCYGGEINTPNMDRLAGNGVRFSRFYNGSRCCPTRASLMTGLHSHLTGIGHMTNPPNSKGHDAGEEFPNYRGFLNRECVTIAEVLQPAGYATLMTGKWHLGYNDQDRWPLQRGFEKYYGCIAGATRFFYPFNERDMTFGNETDTEKKSTTDRPFYTTDAFTDYAIRFINEEKQGQDRPFFLYLAYTAPHWPHQAHEEDIANYAGKYMQGWDALREQRYKRQIELGLIKPEWKLSPRDPKVPAWESLDAEKQQEMDMRMAVYAAMIDRVDWNIGKLVQTLEKNGQLDNTLIMFLSDNGACAEGPPLGRGEIMDVNKRNQETGNNYGAAWANVSSTPFRLYKHYTHEGGAATPFFMHWPKRIKPVDEWYESPAQLIDVMPTVLEITGATYPQKFGGKKIHPLRGVSLAPAFEGKPIQRRAPMFSEHENNAFMMDGDWKLVGKGVAANVGVKKNLWELYDLSKDRTELNNLITEQPERASQMMAAWKRWADEDLVYPKPVKKKKGEK encoded by the coding sequence ATGAAGATTCTGCTGCCCTCCCTGCTGATCGCTCTTTCCGCCGCCGCCGCGCCGCGTCCCAACATCGCGTTGATTATGGTCGACGACATGGGCTATTCCGATATCGGCTGCTACGGCGGCGAAATCAATACACCCAACATGGATCGTCTGGCGGGCAACGGAGTGCGCTTCTCCCGCTTCTACAACGGGTCGCGCTGCTGCCCGACGCGCGCGTCGCTTATGACCGGGTTGCACTCGCACCTCACCGGCATCGGCCACATGACCAATCCGCCGAACAGCAAGGGACACGATGCCGGGGAAGAATTCCCGAACTACCGCGGCTTTCTCAACCGCGAGTGCGTGACGATTGCCGAGGTGCTGCAGCCGGCGGGCTATGCCACGCTGATGACCGGCAAGTGGCACCTCGGCTATAACGATCAGGATCGCTGGCCGTTGCAGCGCGGGTTCGAAAAATACTACGGTTGCATTGCCGGTGCCACGCGCTTTTTCTATCCGTTCAATGAACGCGATATGACTTTCGGAAACGAAACCGACACGGAAAAGAAGAGCACCACCGACCGCCCGTTCTACACGACCGACGCTTTCACGGATTATGCTATCCGCTTTATCAACGAGGAGAAGCAGGGGCAGGATCGGCCGTTCTTTCTCTATCTGGCCTACACCGCGCCGCACTGGCCGCATCAGGCCCACGAGGAGGACATTGCCAACTATGCCGGGAAATACATGCAGGGCTGGGATGCCCTGCGCGAACAGCGCTACAAACGCCAGATCGAGCTCGGGTTGATCAAACCGGAGTGGAAGCTCTCGCCGCGCGATCCGAAGGTTCCGGCCTGGGAGTCGCTCGACGCCGAAAAGCAGCAGGAAATGGATATGCGCATGGCGGTTTATGCCGCCATGATCGACCGCGTCGACTGGAACATCGGCAAACTCGTCCAGACCCTGGAAAAGAACGGGCAGCTCGACAACACCTTGATTATGTTCCTCTCCGACAACGGCGCCTGCGCCGAGGGGCCGCCGCTGGGCCGCGGTGAAATCATGGATGTTAATAAACGCAACCAGGAGACCGGCAACAACTATGGCGCCGCCTGGGCAAATGTTTCGAGCACGCCGTTCCGCCTCTACAAGCACTACACCCACGAGGGCGGCGCGGCTACGCCCTTCTTCATGCACTGGCCAAAACGCATCAAGCCGGTTGATGAGTGGTATGAATCACCCGCGCAGCTCATCGATGTGATGCCGACCGTTTTGGAAATCACCGGGGCAACCTATCCTCAAAAGTTCGGTGGCAAAAAAATCCATCCATTGCGCGGGGTATCGTTGGCTCCCGCCTTCGAAGGTAAGCCGATCCAGCGGCGCGCTCCGATGTTTTCCGAACATGAAAACAATGCCTTCATGATGGACGGCGACTGGAAGCTCGTCGGCAAGGGCGTGGCCGCCAATGTCGGCGTGAAGAAGAATCTCTGGGAGCTGTACGACCTGTCGAAGGATCGAACCGAACTCAACAACCTTATTACCGAACAGCCCGAACGCGCCTCGCAAATGATGGCCGCCTGGAAGCGCTGGGCGGATGAAGACCTGGTTTATCCAAAGCCGGTTAAAAAGAAAAAGGGGGAAAAATGA
- a CDS encoding glycoside hydrolase family 2 protein, with amino-acid sequence MKTLFTITSAALCAHLSLAGASDWKPAENTMLTPWGEKLDPANVWPEYPRPQMERADWKNLNGFWNYAVTDKAASKPSAWDGDILVPFALEAPLSGVGRKLQPSEALWYKRTFNHAPKEGTRLLLHFEAVDYKTEVWVNGQRVGSNIGGNLPFSFDIGNAARAGSNEVLVKVLDATDTPGTYQLRGKQVFKNGGIWYTPVSGIWQTVWLETVPENHIQSVRIDTRVTGDIAIQPTIVGKGSIKTTAYLDGKEVSSGTEKLKVDAPKLWSPKSPALYDLKVELVDANGNVLDTVNSYFGIRECGKRQDADGNWRFTLNGEEIFHYGPLDQGWWPDGLLTPPSEEAMLFDMHYLQEAGFNMIRKHIKVEPRRYYYHCDRMGFLVWQDQVSGGTRVGAPKNAPPIKKKEAQAKSEWPEWKRLHQPDSPITELDKAWPDWAHEQWMAELKGMVDHLHNYPSIVVWTPFNERWGQHRTMAVGEWIAQYDPSRSINIASGGNFFPVGDIADHHQYPHPMFPMDDPAFNGYLKVVGEYGGHGWPVDGHIWKIQNRNWGYGGLPKTLDEYKARFSESARILGELKKQGVSAGVYTQTTDVEVEINGLMTYDRKVLKIPAAELKKLHKANGLAE; translated from the coding sequence ATGAAAACTTTATTTACCATAACCAGCGCGGCACTCTGTGCCCACCTGTCGCTGGCCGGCGCTTCCGATTGGAAGCCGGCCGAAAACACCATGCTGACCCCCTGGGGCGAAAAGCTCGACCCCGCCAATGTTTGGCCGGAATATCCGCGCCCGCAAATGGAGCGGGCCGACTGGAAAAACCTGAATGGCTTCTGGAACTATGCCGTGACCGACAAAGCCGCATCCAAGCCGTCGGCCTGGGATGGCGACATCCTCGTTCCTTTCGCACTCGAAGCCCCGCTCTCCGGCGTCGGGCGCAAATTGCAGCCGTCCGAGGCGCTTTGGTATAAGCGAACCTTCAACCATGCCCCGAAAGAGGGAACGCGCCTGCTGCTGCACTTCGAAGCAGTCGACTACAAGACCGAGGTCTGGGTGAACGGCCAGCGGGTCGGATCGAACATTGGCGGCAACCTGCCCTTCAGCTTCGACATCGGCAATGCGGCCCGGGCGGGTTCGAACGAAGTGCTCGTTAAAGTGCTCGATGCCACCGACACGCCCGGCACCTATCAGTTGCGCGGTAAACAGGTTTTCAAAAACGGAGGCATCTGGTACACCCCGGTTTCGGGCATCTGGCAGACCGTCTGGCTCGAGACCGTTCCGGAAAACCATATCCAGTCCGTCAGGATCGACACCAGGGTTACCGGCGACATTGCCATCCAGCCGACCATCGTCGGGAAAGGTTCCATCAAGACCACCGCCTATCTGGATGGCAAGGAGGTTTCCTCCGGCACGGAAAAGCTGAAGGTGGATGCCCCGAAACTCTGGTCGCCGAAATCCCCGGCCCTGTATGACCTGAAGGTTGAGCTGGTCGATGCAAACGGCAATGTACTGGACACCGTTAACTCCTATTTCGGGATTCGCGAATGCGGAAAGCGGCAGGATGCCGACGGCAACTGGCGCTTCACCCTCAACGGCGAAGAGATCTTCCACTACGGCCCGCTCGACCAGGGCTGGTGGCCCGACGGCCTGCTCACGCCCCCCTCCGAAGAGGCCATGCTTTTCGACATGCACTATCTCCAGGAGGCCGGCTTCAACATGATCCGCAAGCACATCAAGGTCGAACCGCGGCGCTACTACTACCACTGCGACCGGATGGGCTTCCTCGTCTGGCAGGATCAGGTTTCCGGCGGAACCCGTGTGGGCGCCCCGAAGAATGCGCCCCCGATAAAAAAGAAGGAAGCCCAGGCAAAATCCGAGTGGCCGGAATGGAAGCGCCTGCACCAGCCCGACTCCCCCATCACCGAACTCGACAAGGCATGGCCCGACTGGGCGCATGAGCAGTGGATGGCCGAACTCAAGGGCATGGTCGATCACCTCCACAATTACCCATCCATCGTAGTCTGGACTCCCTTCAACGAACGTTGGGGCCAGCACCGCACCATGGCCGTCGGCGAATGGATCGCCCAATACGATCCTTCCCGTTCGATCAACATTGCCAGTGGCGGCAACTTTTTCCCCGTAGGCGACATTGCCGACCACCACCAATATCCCCATCCCATGTTCCCGATGGACGACCCGGCATTCAACGGCTACCTGAAAGTGGTCGGCGAGTATGGCGGGCACGGCTGGCCCGTGGATGGCCACATCTGGAAAATCCAGAACCGCAACTGGGGCTATGGCGGACTGCCAAAGACCCTCGATGAATACAAGGCCCGCTTTTCCGAGTCGGCGCGCATCCTCGGCGAGCTGAAGAAACAGGGCGTCTCGGCAGGCGTCTATACCCAGACCACCGACGTCGAAGTCGAGATCAACGGCCTCATGACCTACGATCGCAAAGTGCTCAAGATCCCCGCCGCCGAACTGAAAAAACTTCACAAGGCCAACGGGCTTGCGGAATAA
- a CDS encoding sulfatase, with amino-acid sequence MQKQTKQIVNNEGTKNTKVMQVCSFVFFVSLWLNPDALIAAEKPMNVVMIAIDDMNNWVGCLEGRAQTPNIDRLAKQGMLFSNAYCVVPACNPSRTAIMTGLRPETTGQFGNEGDFRLRPGGEQWVTIPQHFREHGYEAVAAGKIFHKERQSLEEPNPISDPVSWNDQWVGEHGTEGHENYLNAEGWAKWHNGRFGNYLGKFGVWGPCPEPKEETGDWNAAGYIADYVAQKHDKPFFAACGIFRPHEPLLAPQEYFDMFPLDEIELPNVPEDDFDDIPKIAHRNFSSNFFLKGVKEMGEWKKAVQAYLACMAFADDCVGRVIDAVENSPNADNTIIILWTDHGWQLGHKHRWEKFSLWRQGTNSPLIYKVPGLTKPGSRCERAATFLDIYPTLSELCGLPIRPELEGQSIVPLLKDPSRDWKVPAVITDHYGPDYSIVLDQWNYIVYRDGSEELYDHSKDPDEFTNLANNPEYTVVKKRLAKWVPTLKTNPKWFKHGPERARNKDMPH; translated from the coding sequence ATGCAAAAACAAACTAAACAGATCGTTAACAACGAAGGCACTAAGAACACGAAGGTGATGCAGGTTTGCTCCTTCGTGTTCTTCGTGTCTTTGTGGTTGAATCCCGACGCATTGATCGCTGCAGAGAAGCCAATGAACGTCGTGATGATTGCGATCGACGATATGAACAACTGGGTGGGTTGTCTGGAAGGCAGGGCGCAGACGCCGAACATTGACCGTTTGGCGAAGCAGGGGATGCTGTTTTCCAACGCCTACTGCGTTGTGCCCGCCTGCAATCCGTCGCGTACGGCGATCATGACCGGGCTCCGTCCGGAAACCACCGGGCAGTTCGGCAACGAAGGGGATTTCCGCCTGCGCCCCGGCGGCGAACAATGGGTGACGATTCCGCAGCATTTCCGCGAACACGGTTACGAGGCGGTGGCCGCCGGAAAGATTTTCCATAAGGAACGGCAGTCGCTGGAGGAGCCCAACCCGATTTCCGATCCGGTTTCATGGAACGACCAATGGGTGGGCGAGCACGGCACCGAAGGCCACGAAAACTATCTGAACGCCGAAGGCTGGGCCAAGTGGCACAACGGCCGATTCGGCAACTATCTCGGCAAGTTCGGCGTCTGGGGGCCGTGTCCGGAACCGAAGGAGGAGACGGGCGACTGGAATGCGGCGGGTTACATTGCCGACTATGTGGCCCAAAAACACGACAAGCCGTTCTTCGCGGCGTGCGGCATCTTCCGCCCGCACGAACCGCTGCTGGCGCCGCAGGAATATTTCGATATGTTCCCGCTCGATGAAATCGAACTGCCGAACGTGCCGGAAGATGATTTCGACGATATCCCGAAGATTGCGCACCGCAACTTCAGCTCAAACTTTTTCCTCAAGGGTGTGAAGGAGATGGGCGAATGGAAAAAGGCGGTGCAGGCCTACCTCGCCTGCATGGCCTTCGCCGACGACTGCGTCGGGCGCGTGATCGACGCCGTGGAAAACAGCCCGAACGCCGACAACACGATCATTATCCTATGGACGGATCATGGTTGGCAGCTGGGGCACAAGCACCGTTGGGAAAAGTTTTCGCTTTGGCGCCAAGGCACCAATTCACCGCTGATCTATAAGGTGCCCGGGCTGACGAAGCCGGGTTCGCGCTGCGAGCGCGCGGCGACGTTTCTCGACATCTATCCAACGCTTTCCGAGCTGTGCGGCTTGCCGATCCGCCCGGAACTGGAGGGACAGAGTATTGTTCCGCTGTTGAAAGATCCTTCCAGGGATTGGAAGGTGCCGGCGGTGATTACCGACCACTACGGGCCCGACTATTCCATTGTGCTCGATCAGTGGAACTACATTGTCTATCGCGATGGTTCCGAAGAACTCTACGACCATTCCAAAGATCCGGACGAGTTTACCAACCTGGCGAACAATCCCGAATATACCGTGGTCAAAAAACGACTCGCCAAATGGGTGCCGACCTTAAAGACGAATCCCAAATGGTTTAAGCACGGCCCCGAACGGGCACGCAATAAAGACATGCCGCATTAA
- a CDS encoding sulfatase family protein, which yields MNERWVMALGLVFCVGALAAEKPNMVIFLADDHGRAECQVYGGEVRTPMMASLAKDGLVFDHAFVASPACGPSRSALLSGLMPARNGAEGNHVKPRPETQVMVKHLKQAGYEVVAFGKVAHNNYATMMGFDHDFPKKTGLAENVEKFLKQRTSQKPLCLMVGDRRPHVPWTKQMDYDPAKITLPAHFIDTPETREHWARYLTDVTGMDDEMRRVDELAEAYFGNRDYLFMYTADHGGQWPFGKWNLYDAGINVPMIVRWPGKVKPGTRTDAMVSWIDIFPTLLELVGGESPADIDGRSFANVLTGKAEKHRDAIFTTHTGDVKMNVYPMRSVRTERFKYIRNTHPDCYHSNHSDIHRKDGAGAYWDSWDAAAKNNPEAKAVIQKYYQRPEIEFFDLEKDPQEQINLAGNPEYKAQIAKMSAMLDDWMKEQGDTIRLEHQPYPLSGPTPHEIQPSNK from the coding sequence ATGAATGAACGATGGGTAATGGCATTGGGTTTGGTTTTTTGCGTGGGCGCATTGGCGGCGGAAAAACCGAACATGGTGATTTTTTTGGCGGACGACCACGGGCGGGCGGAATGCCAGGTCTATGGCGGAGAGGTGCGGACTCCGATGATGGCGTCGCTGGCGAAGGACGGATTGGTTTTCGATCATGCGTTCGTGGCTTCGCCCGCCTGCGGCCCCAGCCGGTCGGCGTTGCTCAGTGGCCTGATGCCGGCGCGCAACGGGGCGGAAGGCAACCACGTTAAGCCGCGCCCCGAAACGCAGGTGATGGTCAAGCACCTGAAGCAGGCAGGTTATGAGGTGGTCGCATTCGGCAAAGTGGCGCACAACAACTATGCAACCATGATGGGGTTCGACCACGACTTTCCCAAAAAGACCGGACTGGCGGAGAACGTCGAAAAATTCCTGAAGCAACGGACGTCGCAAAAGCCGCTCTGCCTGATGGTGGGCGACCGTCGTCCGCATGTGCCGTGGACGAAGCAGATGGACTATGATCCGGCAAAGATCACCCTGCCCGCGCATTTCATCGATACCCCCGAAACGCGCGAGCACTGGGCGCGCTACCTGACCGACGTCACCGGCATGGACGACGAAATGCGGCGGGTGGACGAGCTGGCCGAAGCCTATTTCGGAAACCGCGACTATCTCTTCATGTATACCGCCGACCACGGAGGCCAATGGCCCTTCGGCAAGTGGAACCTCTACGATGCCGGTATCAATGTGCCGATGATTGTCCGCTGGCCGGGCAAGGTGAAGCCCGGAACGCGCACGGATGCCATGGTGAGCTGGATCGATATCTTCCCGACCCTGCTGGAACTCGTTGGCGGAGAAAGTCCGGCGGATATCGACGGCCGGTCGTTCGCAAATGTGTTGACGGGAAAGGCGGAAAAGCATCGCGACGCCATCTTCACAACGCACACCGGCGACGTGAAAATGAACGTCTACCCGATGCGCAGCGTGCGCACCGAGCGCTTCAAGTATATCCGCAACACGCATCCGGACTGCTACCACTCCAACCATTCCGATATCCATCGCAAGGACGGTGCCGGAGCCTATTGGGATTCGTGGGATGCCGCCGCGAAAAACAATCCTGAAGCGAAGGCCGTCATTCAGAAATATTACCAGCGCCCGGAAATCGAATTTTTCGATCTGGAGAAGGATCCGCAGGAGCAGATCAACCTTGCCGGCAATCCGGAGTATAAGGCGCAGATCGCGAAGATGTCGGCCATGCTCGACGACTGGATGAAGGAACAGGGCGATACGATCCGACTGGAGCACCAGCCCTATCCGCTCAGCGGCCCGACGCCGCATGAAATCCAACCCTCAAACAAATAG